The Gorilla gorilla gorilla isolate KB3781 chromosome 23, NHGRI_mGorGor1-v2.1_pri, whole genome shotgun sequence genomic interval CCCCACTCCATGCGCTCTCAGAACCCGCCTCTGGAGCCGCAGGCTGCAGACAGCTCTTGCTCCCCTGGGCTGGTGTGGCCCTAGGGTGGTCAGCCAAGTACTCAGCCCCGGACTTCTTCAAGTCTCCCTCTCCCAGGAGGCCGGCCTGAGCGCCTAgtccccttcccccatccccagggAACTCTGGATCCTGGAGCTGGGCCGGAAAGGTGGGGTGGCCAGGAGAGATTATGCAGGGCGGGCCTCAGCTGCCCGGACAATTAACAGCAATTAATAAAGAGAACGCGCACTGCCCTGTGCCTGAGGCCCGGCAAGGCCAAGTGTGGGCTCCCACCGCAGCGGCACCGCGGCGGGAGGACCCGCATCCAGCGAAATGAGATGGCAGGAGCCCAGCCTCCCCCTCTCGGTGCCCCACGGGGTGTCCAGTTCCTTGATTGTTTTGAGTGTTGGGGTGGGTGGGAGTTCTCTGTTTAGTCCATAGTCCCCCTCAGAAAAGCTCCCAGCACGTGTGGCAGCAGAGGGTTCAATCTCACAGGTGGGGAAACTTCTCAAAGGCACTTTTAGGGTTCGCCCAGCACACGGGTCAAGGCCCTCTGGGTTCACCTCCACATGCACGACCCCACCCCGTGCCGCTCCAGGTATGCCTTCCACAGCTCCTCCTGGCTGGTGGCGGGGAAGGCTGACCCTGCCACGCCAGGCCGCGTGCACTACCACCCCGACTCGCCTGCCAAGGGCGCACAGTGGATGAAGCAAATCGTGTCCTTCGACAAGCTCAAGCTGACCAACAACCTACTGGACGACAACGGCCACGTGAGCGACCGCCTCCCCAGGTTCCCGGTGTCCCCCAAGGCCTCGAGTCCCGAGGCACCCGCCTGTCCCTAAGAGGCCTGTAGAATCCCCAGGCCCCCGGCTGTCCCCAGGCGGCTCTGGGCTGTCCCCGAGGAGGCCCTTAAGAGTCCCTGCGaggccagaggctgaggcggagctTGGGCAGCGCTGGTGTGCCGATGAGGAGAGCGGCCTCTGGTCAGGGGTCGCACAGGCTAGTgggcctgggcccgggccctgggAGAGGGGTCGCCCTCCTTCTCTCACCCCACTCCTGATTTTATGCAGGAAgcttttttaatggaaaagatgGGGCCCTGCAAGGGGGCTGGAGAAAGAGGCTTTATGGAGTCCAGGCCAGTGAGGTCGCTGGGCAGGCACCTAAGGAAAGAGAACCTAAACCCAGATCTTTTGCCACTTGGAGCTCATTCCTGGCAGTTGCCAATGGGTCACAGCCTCCTCTTGGCCCAGTGACCCAGCCTCATCTTGGAATTAAGGGTTTTGCCCAACTCATCCAGGAAACTCATTGCCAACTCAGACCTCAGCCCATTTCCTGGCTCCCACCCCAGATCCTCAGCCCAGCCCCACCGCTGGAGCTGATTCCCCACCTTGTCTTCCAGATTATTCTGAATTCCATGCACAGATACCAGCCCCGCTTCCACGTGGTCTATGTGGACCCACGCAAAGATAGCGAGAAATATGCCGAGGAGAACTTCAAAACCTTTGTGTTCGAGGAGACACGATTCACCGCGGTCACTGCCTACCAGAACCATCGGGTGAGGGGGCCTGTGGGGAGGACCTGAGCAGATTCAACGCCTCTGGAAAAGCGGGTGTAATTTTCAGTTGCCGTTTGGGGACAGTGGGTCCGCTTAGACCTGCAGGCTGTGGTCCCAGTGGAGCCCAACCCAACTGGAGCCCCACTCCCAAGGGCCTCAGGCAGCCCCCTCCCTCTCGAGGCTGGCTGGCCTAGCCTCCTATCAGCTTGACCTCTCCAGCGGCAACTGTCACTTCGTCCTGAAAGTTTGTTTTCCGAACCATTCCGGAAACTCCCCATCAGGGGCCTGATCTGAGGTTTACCCAGATTCCTAGGGAACCCGCTCtgttccccaccccccaccccactgcaCGTGGGGGGTGGTGACCACATTCCCGTCCCAGCGAGGAGCACAGGGCCTCCATCCCCACCCACTTGGGGGACACCAGAAAGGGGTTCCCTAGTGAGAGAGGAGGTTCCTCAGACCCCCGCCCCCCTGCAGGAGGGAGCACCAGCTCCGTAGAGGAGGGGCAGACGTGGACTGGTTCTTGTCGGGGCAGCAGAGAGGCCCTTGGTGCGCTTCTCCTAACACTCCCCTATCCTCCGCCGAGGTCGggtggcccaggctgcagggctccAGCGGCTTGCTCACACCCACCTCCCTGCAGATCACGCAGCTCAAGATTGCCAGCAATCCCTTCGCGAAAGGCTTCCGGGACTGTGACCCTGAGGACTGGTGAGTGTCCTCCCCCGAGAGAGTGAGCGCCGGGCGCCTGGCGCAGGCGCCGCCCTGATCCGCCTCCCGCCCGCAGGCCCCGGAACCACCGGCCCGGCGCGCTGCCGCTCATGAGCGCCTTCGCGCGCTCGCGGAATCCCGTGGCTTCCCCGACGCAGCCCAGCGGCACGGAGAAAGGTAGGGCCGGGGTCGTGGGATCCGGGTTCCGGCCCTGTGCGCGCTCTACCCCGGGCCGGCGGCCTTGCCCGACCTCGCCTGCGCCCCCGGGGCGCTCCAGGCTTTCGCGCCGGTTGCACAACGGCCGCGGCGGCGGGCAAGCGCGCACTCGCCCGCCCGGCCCGACGGCTGcgccccgcccgccgccgccgcccgcagAGGGGCGCGGGCCCCGGGGAGGGCTCGGGGCGCCGGCGACTTGGGGTCTCGGGCACGCTGGCACCGACTGGTCGGGGAACACCGAGGGCGGCCAAGAGCCTTCTCTCCGCCAGGGCCTCGCGTGGGGCGTCGGAGCTCCTCGGCGGCCCCGGCCGGCCGCGCTCACTCCTCGGCCCTCTCCGCAGACGCGGCTGAGGCCCGGCGAGAATTCCAGCGCGACGCGGGCGGGCCAGCAGTGCTCGGGGACCCGGCGCatcctccgcagctgctggcccgggtgctaagcccctcgcTGCCCGGGGCCGGCGGCGCCGGCAGCTTAGTCCCGCTGCCCGGCGCGCCCGGAGGCCGGCCCAGTCCCCCGCACCCCGAGCTGCGCTTGGAGGCGCCCGGCGCATCGGAGCCACTGCACCACCACCCCTACAAGTATCCGGCCGCCGCCTACGACCACTATCTCGGGGCCAAGAGCCGGCCGGCGCCCTACCCGCTGCCCGGCCTGCGTGGCCACGGCTACCACCCGCACGCGCATccgcaccaccaccaccaccccgtGAGTCCGgccgccgcggccgccgccgccgctgccgcagCCGCCGCGGCCGCCAACATGTACTCGTCGGCCGGAGCCGCGCCGCCCGGCTCCTACGACTACTGCCCCAGATAACGCGGGCCCCGTCGCGCTCCCGCCCCGGCCCTGCACAGCCCCGAAGTTCGCGGGACCCGGCCACCCTGCCCCAAGGGCCAGCAAGGAATACGTTCCCCCAGCCCCAGGGGCCACCGCGGgtctccccttccccagcctcgaAGCCATGGGGGCCCCATCGCCACCCCCCAGCCCCTTGGGCTATCGAAGTATCCGGTTCCCCAGTCCCTGGAGCCACCGCGGGTCCTTCCCCGGCCCCGAGGGCCAAGGGGGTCCCCGCCCGCCAGTGCCAAAGCGCCCGGTCGGAGGCGGAAGGAAGTGATATTTATTGTTCTCCCCGAGACCGCGTCGCCCGCGGCCCGGCCGGCAGTTGCAGTGTAGACAACCCGAGAGCCCCGCCTGCAGGCGGTGTAGATACATGTAGATACTGTAGATACTGTAGATACCGCGCCGGCGCCGACTTGATAAACGGTTTCGCCTCTTTTGGAAGCCGCCTGCGTGTCCATTTATTTGTGCCCAGTTAGATCGCGTTGGGAATCTTCGGGACAGCGAGCCCGGGGTAGCTCAGGGCCCTCAGGGCCTCCCCAGCCCCAATCCCTGCCGACCGTAGGTCGGTCCCGGTCCCACAGCGCCCTGTCCGCCACGCCCCCTGCCCTCTCCCCGCCCCATAGGGGCTCCCCACTGCCCCTCCCCTCTCCGAGGCCCCTCCTGCCAGGCCTGTGCACTTCCCCCACCTTCCcaccgtcccgtctcatcccaaCCTCCCCAGGGCTGGTGGTACCGCCCAGGTGTGCATCCTGCCTTTTTACTTAAATTCCTCCCACCTGCAGTTGTCCCTATTCTGGGACTTGGGCCTGCGCCCTGGCCTGTTTTCGGGACAGATGCTTGTGCTTTTCCATGGAAGTTGGGAAGAAGGGTCATGACAGACACTGCCGGTCGGTGCTGGGAGGGGGAGAAGCCCCTGACCGGGATGGGGTCATGGAaagacaaaaacaggcagcacTGTTCTGCTAGCATTTCCCCTGCCGGCCTAGCCCAGGCCCGCATGTTCCCTCCTTAGTGACTTTATTTGCTGTGAGTGTCCCTACGGAATGACCTGGCCAGGGGGCACAATGACAGTAGCCATGAGTCATCTTGAGACCTGTGTATGAAGCATTTTTCCCAGGCCAGGTGGCTAAGGGACCTCTCCCCGTTAACTCAACACCAGGGATGGGGCGAGAGGAACTCTTTGATCCCTCCCTTCCTGAGCGCAAGCAGGAAGGGCTGACAGCTGGTCAGCGCCAAGGCTGCTGACTTGGACACAAGATGAACGGGAAGTGCACGTGGCCGAGGCTCTGTCCCCCACCTCCCGTGCCTGTCCCGGTGTGTTTGTGGCAACTGCTGCCTTCTAGGCCACTCGGCTCATCACCCCACGTGGTAGCGGCAGCCTGAGCGCCATCTCTCCGAGGGCACAGCCAGGAGTTTCCAGATGTCCACCCTCGCGGACCTGTTTTTCGTATACATATTTGCTCTGGCGGCGTGAAGTGAGTGGGGTCTTAGTAATTGAATGGCAGGAACCATTCCCAGAGGCCAGTCTAGGGTGGGAGGGGGTCTCCAGGGGCCATCCGAAGCCTCAAAGGGCATCTAGCACCAGAGTGTGAGGACCTCTGCAGCATCTGCCCAGGCTCCGTGAGCACGGCTTTGGAGATGCATTTGGGGGGACGGCTGTGGATGCCCATTCCCAAGTCCTGATCCCCACCTGTGTGAACTTGGGGCAGCCATTACCCATGTGCCCCACGGTGGGCGGGGCTTTGCACTGCAGAGGGCCTCCCTCTCTTGCTGTCAGAAGGCAGCCATTCCGTACTCCACATCCAGGATGTGCGGAGGGGCTGCCATTCGAGACCTCCGCCTTGGTTTTGTTCAGAGCTAAAGGGAGGAAAAGCCCTCCCCTGAACAAAGAGCAAACACAGTGTTTGTAAATGAGGGTGGGACACGCAGCAATGTGCAAGGACCCTGGGTGTGCAGCAAACTGGCCTGTTACCGTGCCCCTCCTGTTGGGATGGCCATGCAAGATGGAGCACCCAGCCGTCCAGCAGGGCCGCCGCTGGCCATCCGGGGCtgttagcattcttttttttttttttttttttgagactgagtcgcgctctgttgcccaggccggaatgccgcggtgcgatctcggctcactgcaacctccccctcccgggttcaagtgatttcttctgcttcagcctcggagtagctgggactacaggaatgtaccaccatgcccggctaatttttgtatttttagtagagacggggtttcaccatgttggccaggctggtctcgaactcctgacctcaggtgacccgcctgccttggtcttccaaaatgctgggctttcaggcatgagccatcacactcgGCCACACGTCCTAATGAACTAGGATTCATTAAACATTCAGGTCCTCACTGGCCCCATTCCAGGTGCTCCGTGGCTCACAGGCCGCGGGTCACCACCCTGCGGCTGTTGCTGCTGAGGGCACTCCCACGCTGGGCAGTGGCCCCCAGAAGTGTGGGTTTCCTCCCCTCCACCTCTGTAGATGAGTTTGTGCATCTGAGAACTTCTTGTAAATGAGAGCTCGCAGGCCGGCGTCTGGGTGGCAGCTTCCGCTGGCTGTGTGTCTGCAAGACTGGCGCACGCCGCTGCTCACCGTCCCTCATGTGCTCAGTCCTCAACCAGTGCCCAGTGATTGCCTGCCCGCTGCGGGAGCTGTCTGGCTGATGTCCCAGCCACTACCGTTCCTGTGGAGGTGACATTCCCGTGGGCAGCTGCCCTAAGGCCTGGCTTCCAGCAGCTTCCTCTGTGACAGCTGTGATCTGAACGTtcacccccaaggtgatggtggcAGGAGATggagcctttaggaggtgattaggtcacgagCGTGGAGtcctcatgagtgggattagttGAGTGCTACGCTGCTCAcagacctccagcctccagaactgggagaaataactgtccattgtttataagccacgGGCCTATGGTGATTTGTCCTAGCTGCGCTACTGGACTGACAGTGGCCGTTCTTCCGTCTCCTTCTTGTTCCCTGTTTTAGGTTCCCCGTTGAGCACACCTGCCCTGCCCCTTCTGTAAGCTGCTGTGCTGGGCAGTACGGTGTAGGGGATAGGGGGCTCGTCCCACCGCTGTTCCCCCACAGGCTCCCCCTCAGCTGTTGGACTTCCCCCAAACATCCTCCTCCAGGTTCCCTAGCTGGTCCAGAGGCCCCGTTCCCCTCCCCTAGCCTGGCTGCAGACGTCCAGCTGCCAGGACTCAGGAGGACGAGAGACCAGAAGGGCCCCCAGACTCCTCACTCCCAAAAACTctccaaaaacaacagatgcacAATGCAGGAAATAGATACATTCCTGACTAAGCGGGGGTGGGGACCATCCACACCCCCttcacaccactgcatcccaCAGAAGGGGTCTAGGACCCCAGGGCCTGGGGGTGCAGCTGGACGATCCTGCAGTAGCCCCGCTCCCTGTTTTCAGAGGACCCCCCACGGCTGCCCTCTGCAGCATGTGCCCCTTTGTCGAAGGGACAATGGGCACTCCACTGCCCAGAGAGGCTTCTCACCCAGGAAAGCACTGGAGGTGCAGAGGCAGGAGCACGCGGGGGCTTGGCTGCGGGACAAGGCGAGTCTGTTTGGTGGCACCTTGAGCTGCGGAGGAAGACAAGACCCTGGCCTGGTGGGCTTCAGGCCCCACCCTGCGGCGCACCCTCCAGCTGGGGAAGTCCATGGGGTGTGTGGGATCCATGCGATGACAGTTGTGTGAGGCTGAGGCCCTGATCTCCAGGTGTGCCGCAGATCAAAGCACCCGCATACCAGAGAATTCCACGTAGCCACAGTTGCCAAGGGCAGAGGCAGCCTCACCTCTCACTGGTGGAGGGAGAGTGATGGGCGAGGAGCTGCTTCTAGGACGAAAGGGATGGCTCCAGTGTGGCAGGCAGTGCAACCCAACCAGGAGCTGGGCACCAGGGGGGAGCATGTGGCCCGTGTTCCAGAGActctgtgttccagagattcagTTTTCCCTTCAGCTGTGGTGCTGACCTCCGCCCTGTGTGGAGAAGCTCTCTGTCAACAGTGGAGGCCTGTGTCAGCCATGGGCACGGGGATGTTCATTCCTGCTTCTCTCCTCCCTGTGGGTTCCAATGAGGCGGTGTGCTCGGGCAGGGTCCACAAGCATCTGCACCATCCTGCCTCTCCTCCTTGCCAAGCTCCTTCACCCCCCGCCCTGAAGGAGCATCCTGCAGAGCCTGGCCAAGGAGCAGGTGGGGGCACGGCCCCccagcctggcatagtggcaccCAGGCCTAGGGAGGGCAGGATGAGACCTTTTTCCCTGGTGCTACCTCACACATTTTCTGGATTTCAAAAAACACAATTGGTGCCTTTGATTCAATTCCCTTTCCTGCTTGTTGTACTACTTCAAACCAGATGGGCTCCTCAGATGAAACTCCGGAGACTCAGTGTCTCTCTTTAACCGCTGCCAGGTCTGTGTGTGGGAAACAGCAGAACCAGAAATATTTTGCTAAAACCAGCCCATGTGGGGGAGAGGCTTAGGTTTTAATAGCAGTAATTAAATTATCTTCTTAATTATAAAGGGTGATGGCATTGTCAACATGCTTTATCTATCAGCTTTCAATTGCACAAAGTAAGCACGTAATCCTCTCCTCCCGGCCCCACTGGCATCCTCTGCTCTGTGGCCAGCCCAGGCCCCCTTCCTGCAGTGCAGACCCCCAGAAGCTTTGGGGTGCATCCCCCCATTTCACCAATTCTGAGGTGCACAGGGTTTTTTGCCTGCATTTCAACACCTCTGAAGTTGGTATTCTCTTACTCCAGGTGGGGGGGTCTCAGCCTAACTGAAGGATCTTGGCTGCACATGAAACCATGGTGCAGTGGCAGTTGCCAGGGTGCTGCAGTTGAGGCCCATGTCTGTGCGCCCACTGTGGCCTCGGGCAACGCTGGGTGCCAGCATCTTGCTCTGGGTGACTTTCTTGCAGGTGGTGACTCCGGCTTCTGTCTCCAGCCCTTCCAGTGGCCCTGTCCTTCCAGGACCTTACTCTTCATTCACATCATTTCTCAGGACACTCCTCCCTGCACATCCCTAGTCTTCCCCATCTCCTCTTCATTCCTCTGTCATTCTAGCCTCAATTCCTCtcaacagtttttttgtttgttttttgagatagagtcttgctctgtcgcccaggctggagtgcagtggcacaatctcagttcactgcaacttccgcctcctgggttcaagcgattctcctgcctcagcctcccaagtaaccgggattacagatgtccgccaccacgcccggctaatttttgtctttttggtagacatgggtttcactatgttggcctttttttctttttgagacagggtcttgctctgctgcccacgctggagtgcagtggtgtgatcacggctcactgtagcctcaaactccggggctcaagccatcctgcagactcagcctcctgattagctgggactacaggcgtgtgccaccacaccctgctaatattttgtagagacatatgagtcttgctatgttgcccaggctggtctggaactcctgcctcttgaactcttggcctcaagtgatcctttggcctcagcctcccaaattgctggcattacaagcatgagccaccgtgcccagccctcttctcaaatagttttttttttcccctccgtTTCTGAATTCATCCTTTATCTCAGAATATGTTTTCTGGGTTACTCCCGAAGACAAGCTTTTTTTCTTGTGACATCATCACAGAGCGAAGATGGTGACAGCAGCAGGGCCACAAAACAGTCCCCAGTCTACCCAGCTGCTCATGGCTGTGGTTTGGACCTTCAGCCATAAGGCAGTACGTCTTCCCAGGGCAGGGTAGGGACCTTCACCGCGGGGCTGGGTCTCAGGAGCTGCCGGGCGCCCTTCTCCAGCCCGCCTTTGTGATAAGGGACAGAATCGGGGTCACTGGCAGGACACAGGTCCCCTTCCCTGTCGCCTCAGGCTGGTGGGATTCCTGCACTCGAGTGCTGCTGGGGCTGCAGGCGAGGCCTGGGCTACACAGGAAGCCCGGGCACCGCAGAGTGGCCGCTAGCTGGTGGCATTGTTCCTCCACGGATTCAGAGCTTACGAGCACGGGCGTTGAGCTGAGGCAAAATACGGAAACAGCCACTTCCATGCAAATAATCACCCTTCTGATAACAATAAGTCAAGTCTCGAGGGACTAAGGAAAACAAGCAGCTTTGTTAAGATGCAGCTGACCGATCTGAAAGCCTGCCTGCTCCGCCACCTCCTGGGAGAGCCTGCAGGGCCCGAGCTCTGGGGACAAGGGCTGCTGCTCAGGCCCCAGAGGAAGGTCTAGGTGGGAAATGGGCCGCCAGGAGGTGGACACCAACACATAGGAGCACATCCCAAGACACCCATTGCCCTGTGTGGTGGGTGCTGGAAAGAAACAGCCTAGTTATGAGAGAGACTTGCAACTGGGGGCACCCTAGCACCCCACAGAGGCATTTCCAGGTGGCCCCTCCAGCTTGGCTGTGTGGGCTTCCTTGGAGGACCCTCCCTCCAGGCGACCAGCCAGAAGGGGCCATCTCCAGGCAGGCACCCCCTTCAGGAGAGCGCATGCCCAGTCACTGCCTGGGAAGCTTACTGCAGGGCTGGCCCCCACCTGCCACTGTCACCTCCTGACCTCCACCTGCTCTCCTGGGTCCTCAGGCCTCACACAGTCCTGTCCCTCTAACAGGTGACTGCAGGATGGAGCCCCAGGCATCTCGGCACCCTGATGCAGTCACTGCCAGGAGGGGAGTGGTCTCAGGGTGGGCCAGACCCCTGGACACCAGCGTGGTCTCCTTCCTGAGCTGCCGAGGGAGATTTGCCTGGCAAAGCCCACCTGGCCCCTCTGCCCTCAGCCGCCGAGTTTCCCTCCTGCAGTGGGAGGTTTCCCACGACTGGAGGGAAGTAGTGGCTATTCCAGTAGTAGCTGCACAGGTCTCTTCCCCAGAAAGAATTTGAGCTGCAGGACAGAGATCCTATCACATGTATACCCAGAAGGTGATTCAAGGTGAATATTAAAGACTTGGATATCCATTAGgatgatgatgattttaaaaaacaaaaacagaaaacaacatgtGTTGGTGAGGACATGGAGCCCCTGGAAGCCgtctgcactgctggtgggactgtaagatAGTGCAGCTTCTGTGGGGAACAGTGTGATGGGTCCTTGAAAAATTATACAGTTGTTAGGGAGAGTGAAgccggaggactgcttgaagccaggagttcaagacccgcctgggcgggcccaggcacctgtagtcccagctactcgggaggctgaggcaggatcgcttgagcccaggagttccaggctgcagtgagctacgatcataccactccacgccagcctgggtgacagagcaatatcttgtctctaaaatcaattaaaattctACATAGAACCGTATGTTCCAggaattccacttctgggaaaatacccaagagaattgaaagcagagtctcaaagagatatttctccacccatgttcatagcagcattactcaaaCAGCAAAAGGTGGAGGTGAGCCGAGTGTCCACCGATAAGTGAACGgatcaacaaaatgtggtgtgtgtgtaccaTGGAGtattatccagccttaaaaaggaagggaattctgtTACATGCTACAACAGGGATGAACCCTGAGGTCCTTATGCTCCATGAATTGAGCCGGTCACAAAGGACACATTTTGTACTGTACAGTTCCACTTGCATGAGGCACCTCAAGTAGTCAGATTCAAGAAACAGACAGGAGAATGGGGATTGTTAGGGACTGGGGGAGAGGAATGGGGAGTTGGTGTCTAGTGGGGACAGAGGTTCCATTTTGCATTCATCTGGAGGTGGACGCACAGCATCGGGAAtacacttaatgccactgaattgtgtaCTTCAACATGGTCACAATggcacattctttttattttttgtagagacagggtgtcactgtgttgcccaggctagccttgaactcggGTTCAGGctctccttccacctcggcctcccaaagggctgggattataggtgtgagccaccatacctggccaaatttgtgggtttttttggtttttatgtttttgaaacagagtttctcccttgtcacctaggctggagtacagtggcgcgatcttggctcactgcaacctttacctcctgggttcaagcaattctcctgcctcagcctcccaagtagctgggattacaggcacctgccaacacacccagctaatttttctgtttttagtagagacggggtttcaccatgttggccaggctggtctcgaactcctgacctcaggtgatccgcccacctcagcctcccaaagtgctgggattacaggagtgaggcactgcgcctgaccaaaatttgtgtttttaaatgtatgtttaacaatttaaaaatcctAGATCATCCACAGTTTGCAAAAGCCACTGCTATCCATCTTGGATTGACCAATTCCCTACCTGCCTCTAAAGCGGTGGTTTTTTAACAGGAGCAGTCTTGTCCCCTGGGGTGTTTGACAGTGCCTGGGACACTGGGTGGGGGTGCttctggcatctggtgggtggaggtggggtaTGCTTTTCACCTCCTGCAATGCACGCTCGGAACCACAGGTCCAGAGCCACGGGGCTGCTGTGGCGAGGTCTTCCCACATGGCCGCACCCTGTCTGAAGGAGCTAGTTGTGGGGCCCCGAATAttctgaggccaggagctcccaAGTCCCACCTGGCATGAAGCGGTGCCCCAGGGCCCTCTCCgcacccctccccctgcccaagTGGGCCCAGACTCCCCAGTGAGGCCGCATGGCCTGGAGTGCTCGCCTGGAGCCTGAGGGGTCTGGCTGCTGTGAGGTGGGCTTCGAGAGTGGCTGCCAGGCTGTGCTGGAGAGGGCTGGGCATCAGAAGGCTGGTGACAGCCTTGCAGGGAGACGGAGGGTTACCGGAGCCATCCCTGGAGGTGGCCTCTCCAAGTGCTCGGGCCCCAGGCAAGTCCCACCGGCTCCCGAGTGGAAGGTGTAAGCCACGTGGGCATAGGTGGGAGGGAGTTCTCACCACCCATGGCTGCTAGTGCCCCTGAAACCACCTGGAAGTCCCAGCGGCTTCCCCAGGGACAGGCAGTGCTGTGGCCCGTGTCCACCCCAGCTCTGGAGCCTGTGCTCGTGGCTCCGTGCCTGCCCGTGGTCTCCCTCTCAGGGGTGGTTTCTCTGTCCCTACCCAATAT includes:
- the TBX1 gene encoding T-box transcription factor TBX1 isoform X1; the encoded protein is MDARSPLSPRASAFSIASLVAAEAAERTAHQGSGSSDRVKLRWLPGSPAGMHFSTVTRDMEAFTASSLSSLGAAGGFPGAASPGADPYGPREPPPPPPRYDPCAAAAPGAPGPPPPPHAYPFAPAAGAATSAAAEPEGPGASCAAAAKAPVKKNAKVAGVSVQLEMKALWDEFNQLGTEMIVTKAGRRMFPTFQVKLFGMDPMADYMLLMDFVPVDDKRYRYAFHSSSWLVAGKADPATPGRVHYHPDSPAKGAQWMKQIVSFDKLKLTNNLLDDNGHIILNSMHRYQPRFHVVYVDPRKDSEKYAEENFKTFVFEETRFTAVTAYQNHRITQLKIASNPFAKGFRDCDPEDWPRNHRPGALPLMSAFARSRNPVASPTQPSGTEKDAAEARREFQRDAGGPAVLGDPAHPPQLLARVLSPSLPGAGGAGSLVPLPGAPGGRPSPPHPELRLEAPGASEPLHHHPYKYPAAAYDHYLGAKSRPAPYPLPGLRGHGYHPHAHPHHHHHPVSPAAAAAAAAAAAAAAANMYSSAGAAPPGSYDYCPR
- the TBX1 gene encoding T-box transcription factor TBX1 isoform X3, with protein sequence MHFSTVTRDMEAFTASSLSSLGAAGGFPGAASPGADPYGPREPPPPPPRYDPCAAAAPGAPGPPPPPHAYPFAPAAGAATSAAAEPEGPGASCAAAAKAPVKKNAKVAGVSVQLEMKALWDEFNQLGTEMIVTKAGRRMFPTFQVKLFGMDPMADYMLLMDFVPVDDKRYRYAFHSSSWLVAGKADPATPGRVHYHPDSPAKGAQWMKQIVSFDKLKLTNNLLDDNGHIILNSMHRYQPRFHVVYVDPRKDSEKYAEENFKTFVFEETRFTAVTAYQNHRITQLKIASNPFAKGFRDCDPEDWPRNHRPGALPLMSAFARSRNPVASPTQPSGTEKDAAEARREFQRDAGGPAVLGDPAHPPQLLARVLSPSLPGAGGAGSLVPLPGAPGGRPSPPHPELRLEAPGASEPLHHHPYKYPAAAYDHYLGAKSRPAPYPLPGLRGHGYHPHAHPHHHHHPVSPAAAAAAAAAAAAAAANMYSSAGAAPPGSYDYCPR
- the TBX1 gene encoding T-box transcription factor TBX1 isoform X2; this encodes MISAVSSPWLTQLSHFCDVAAFTASSLSSLGAAGGFPGAASPGADPYGPREPPPPPPRYDPCAAAAPGAPGPPPPPHAYPFAPAAGAATSAAAEPEGPGASCAAAAKAPVKKNAKVAGVSVQLEMKALWDEFNQLGTEMIVTKAGRRMFPTFQVKLFGMDPMADYMLLMDFVPVDDKRYRYAFHSSSWLVAGKADPATPGRVHYHPDSPAKGAQWMKQIVSFDKLKLTNNLLDDNGHIILNSMHRYQPRFHVVYVDPRKDSEKYAEENFKTFVFEETRFTAVTAYQNHRITQLKIASNPFAKGFRDCDPEDWPRNHRPGALPLMSAFARSRNPVASPTQPSGTEKDAAEARREFQRDAGGPAVLGDPAHPPQLLARVLSPSLPGAGGAGSLVPLPGAPGGRPSPPHPELRLEAPGASEPLHHHPYKYPAAAYDHYLGAKSRPAPYPLPGLRGHGYHPHAHPHHHHHPVSPAAAAAAAAAAAAAAANMYSSAGAAPPGSYDYCPR